Genomic segment of Coffea arabica cultivar ET-39 chromosome 1e, Coffea Arabica ET-39 HiFi, whole genome shotgun sequence:
GATGAGTCTCTAATTCAAATTCCCTAGCTTCTGAACTTAAGCCCCTTCCTCCCAATTTCCCCATGCCCTTCACAATTTTATCTTGGGCCATGTTATTACCTCCATAATAATCAACAAGACTCACGGAAAGTATAGAAGGCCATTCTTCTTTCGAGATGCTCCTAGAATCTTTCCTCATTGACGGAACAGCTTTTGAAACCACAAAACCAGTACAAAGGGGAATAGCAGAGCCTTTACTGTGTAGAAGGTGAGCTAGGGGTGGGGACTCAGCGGTAAGGCATGTAGGGAGCTGAAGAGGTGCAGGAGGGAGAAAACGTATGCTGGGTGACGGAATTAGAACATAGGAAGCAGATGTCAAACCAAGGGATCTCACGGGAGTATATCCTTCAAGATAACTTGGCTGGTTTAGAAAACCATTGCTCTGAGTTGACCCTGCATGCATGCAACAGGTGTATCAGATGGCAAAACCAAAACTACTTCTTAAGTCATGCCATTTTGATGGGATGGAGGTTGTAAACCATCAATTGAATTGAATTGCTTTCGGACTGAAAACAATTTGACTGAGCAGGACAAGGGgataattaaaattgaaaagtttCCTCCAATCAAAATATATTGCAATATAATACTTTACATTCTCTTTCTAGCTCGTATGTTTTTTGGGAGCAAGTGAAGTAATGTTATCATCCATACAGGCTATGGCAGCAGAAAAGAATACAAAGCAACGTCTCCATTCAAACCCCACAAGTACAAAAATGCTTGGTTTCTAGTGAAGTTGTACTTCTGCAGTTCAAATAAAGCACTTGTACTGTTTCTACATTTTGACTAAAGCATTAAAAACTGGAAAACTATGCTTCCAGGAGTTGAAGACTCCAGTCCAAACATGGAAATTCAGTATGCAATACAGCTACGTTGAGCTTGGCAAATATTACTAAACAAAGTACATGCATAGAGGATCTTAATTCACCACCATATACATATACTTCTCTTGGAGAGGTCACTTCCTCAAAATCAATGTAACAGGTTTCACGACAAAGCTAACCAAATGTGAGGTCACTACAGTTATTCAGGGTGTTAATCAAATATGTAAGGACACGTCAAAACCTCAGAAGCTACCAATTGCTACATTCTTGCAGCATCACCAAAGCACACTACAATCCgagattaaaaaagaaaaacctgACAATTTGTCAATTTGACACTTTTTACCAGCCTTGAATCTTTACATAAACAACACCCTTCAATGCATGAAAATTGCGCGTGAGACAGAGCTTCTTAAATGCAGACTGGAGAcgtttaattttcattttaatttctcAGATCCTATACACTACAAGGTCTAAATTTAGTTGAACCAGGGCTCTTTCAGTTCCAGACCAAAGGAACTACGAAGCCTGAGtttctttatttcctttttattttatgttaCTAGTATGAATTGTCCACTTCTAGCTTTGTTTTGCAGCCGGTTCCTTGTGAGACTAGAGACTAGGACCCTTCTAATCAAATTCTAAGAGTGAAGCCCTTTCTATTAATTCACCACACTGATATACCCTAGGCAACTGCATCACACCGGAGTAAAATCAACTAGTGGCCATATAACATGCATAACTCTCTTTACCATGAAAGGAGAAATTTATGGCAGAAATAACAATAAAGCTTCAGGCGTAGCATGAAGTACTAGTTTTCTGAGGAGCGATTTAGCTGCCATTCCTGAGGTCTTAACATTAAAACTTCATAGCAAGTTATCAAAATGGACTTTTCCCATTCTTGCCCATGGAACTATGTAACCAACTAAAGCTGGCACCTCAGTTTCCTCCCCCTACCAAAAATAGTATAAGAGCCAAACAAACCCCAATCCCATTCTTTCGTTTCCTAATGAACATGTATGGTCAATTTGGCAAACTGCAAGCACAGCAGATTTATCATTAAGGCCACACaaccaaatttaaaatttcgAGTCCAACTGAGGTGTAAGAGTTAACCCTGTCAGGCTAGCAACCATACATTTCAAGGAAGAGATCTCAAATGTTAGCGATGGATTTACACATTCACTGCCTCCTAGTTCACATATTTAGGCACTACAAAGCTCGAACTCATTAGTAAAGCAAAGCAAACTACAAATGCAGTCAATCATGAATTAGTAAAACGATATGAATGGTTCACATGTAATTCAATCACCTCAATAATTCTTCAAGGAAAATATTCCCCTCTCATGCctaatatttattattatatgaCCTCATAATTCACCTTCATACCAAATCAAACAAAAACTGTTACTTCAACTCTGCTGGTGAGTCATTATAATAGTGAAATACTTGCAAGCTTGGGACATTCAAGAAGGTACAATTTGGTCACATGAAGGGGTTTAGAGCTTCCAGTAAAACATAACAGAAGTTAATAATCTAATATATGGGTTTTAGCATATTAAGGAGGTATGCATTAACTAAAACCGAAAGTTAAGTCAACCAATCAACTTACGATTGTCAAATTTAATGCAAATGTTAACAAAAAATTAAGAAGAAGAATATGAGATGACTACCAGAAGCTAATGAATCTGCCTGGAAGACCAGCTGTAGAGAATGGTCAACTGATAGTGAGATAAAACTGATACTTTGCACCCACTGAAGCAAACCTCTCGAGCTATCCACTCCTCCCATCAGTTGCTTTCTGTTTGAAGGTTGTCCCAAACCACTTTTCATGAATGTTGAAGACTTTGAGTGAGGACTGTACAGAGGACTAGGCGAAGATGGAAGTGTTCTCTCTTGTAATAAAGTCATTTCTTGTTGCTGCATTGAAGTTCCATTACTATTAGTAGGCATCCCGTCAGGAACAGAACGTCTAAGCTGCAGAGACCACTTCTTCACCTCTGAACCACCAATTGCATATAGAGCTTTCTGCCACTCTGGTTTTAGCCATATcaatgataaaattttaaaaacttgaaTGAACAACCAGGATATCAGAAAATGGTAGTATATATACAGCAATATTCAGAAGCTTCCCTCAATATAATATTGAATATTGTGAAGGAATCAAAGAAACAAGCAGTAGCTGAAATTGTGAAGCACTCAAGAGGTGAGATTATCATATTATTTGCAGCACAATAAAATCGATCCTGTTTCCACACTTTCCTCAAGATTGATGCAGAACTTCAAAAGATACCATCTGTGATAACTACCATGTGATGGTTTGAATCATTGTGGTACTCGATAATTTAATGCATCATTTAAGGACCATATTTCTAGCATCATCTAGATATAATCAAGGAAGTCAGTCAGCCAGTGAACAGGGCTAAAAACATGCATGTGAATTTCTGCTGGTACGATTAGCACAAGAAATTCCAATTGGAGAATATGTAAAAGCTACCATAATAACTAGGACTTAGATGTAATGGAAACAGAAGAAAAACCAACCACACCTTCTGTTACCTGGTCCTGATAACATTTTGAATTGCAGGGAACCAGACCAACTTTTCCTAATGGCTTTCTAGGACTCAAAATGAGGGGGATCTAGTTAGTATCAAAAAGTAGGGCAGTTTAACAAACTTGTAAAACCACCCATACCACCCAAACCATAGCACAATAAGAGTCATGTTAATgtcatgttttaattttttggatGTCCCAAAATAAGAGTCACTCTTTAAAAGTCAACACAATTTCCCACCTTGCCACTTGAAAAAGTAGCTTTCCCACCTCCCAATGCATTCCTCatactttcaaattttgaatttgaggaTAATATTGTAAAATCACCCAAATCCAGCTCATCCAATCACAATGATCAGATATTCCCtcaaaaaattggtaaaaaaaaaaaaggctcaaattatgggacggagggagtagttggTTTGAAAATCATGCACAAAACCCCATGGTTCAGTGTGCTTTAATCTTCAAAAATGAAATTTGGAAGAGATTAtccaaccccaaaaaaaaaatgtgtgatACAAGAAGACAAATGCACAAGATGGGGTAAAACAATGGCAGTCTATAAGTACAAGTATTTTAAGATTCTTTACATAATCTTAATGATCACTTTTTGAAAATTACATCTAAATATTAGGTCCACTAGATCAGCATAAATGGAGATGAATTTGTGAATGAGAAATATGGTTCCTATTTTCAAAGGAATCAATGGAAGAACGCTAAATTAGTGAAGTGGGCTGTTCAGCATAATCATAAGAATCACTTTTTATTCATCCTTGTAATTCAGCTTCTGCCTTTCCAAATGAAGACTTCTCAGAATTTGCTAATTTTTCTACAAGTTAGAATAACATATTAAGTAATTGAATTATGTATACTTTTGAAAATTGCTATAAATCAGTATCAACCTAAAGTTCAGTGGCCTTCATATTTCCTATTTGAGATGACAGTGCTTACAATCCAAAagatgttttctttctttttatggtAGAAATATCTACACATGTTTGTTTTAACTGTTCAAATCGGAAAATATTTAGTGCCTGTTTAATAGTTAACAAAAACCACAACTGACACTGCACAGAACCATAAGGATAAACCCTGCAAGCCATAGCTCTTAACTGTCAATGTTAGGTGatgattttagtttttatcCAAAATGGCATACCTTGGTgatgccccaaaaaaaaaaaaaaaggttgtacAAGGCTGCCCCATACCAGAGAAGGCAATAATTAAAGTCAAATTCTTAATCATGGAACAATCCACTCAGCTGCAGTTTGCGCATTAAGTCCTCATTCTTTTGTGCTTTGCACTCATTATTCCCTCAATATTTTACACTATACTCTCATGTAATACATCCTTAGTTGCACCACCATCTCAATCATGAGAATAGAAGTTCCATCTCATCAACATCTAAGTACTTCTACTATCagttatatatgtatatataattaaattctAAAACCTTAGGACTTATATAATCATTTGATGTTTTATGATATATTGTATCTTTAACTATTTGCTGATTTGCCAATTTGCACACAGGTATTGGCTTATTCTAAACTGTTAAAAAATCTCAAAACCAGGACAAAAGAGTCAATCTACAGTGCAAACATAATGCTCTAATGAATACACCTGCAACAGTTAGTTACGTCCATCCATAACTATGCACAGGAAATTATTAGTATCAAAATAGAACTGATCTGCAACACTTTGTGAAGAAGTTTAAAAAGTTCAAAGGATCATGAGATCTAAATAGTGCAGCAGCCACGATCAAATACCAAATGCTGAAAACCATTTAAGACGTGATTCATAGATGGACATGGAACCTAAATTAAATGATTGCAGGCAATAGGACCTAAATCAAAAGATTGCAGTCACATGCAATATCACGTGCCGAAAACCAGATAATAAATACATCCCTATATTTATATTGGAAAGGAAGTATTGGAAAGGAAGCAACATACCTTGGCATTCAAGCTCAAAGAAGCATCCAATACGTGCAATAACAAAATCTCTTGGTTTGCCAGCATCTGCAGAACAAGACTGAAGTATTTGACAACCTTGTTGCAGAATTTGGATAAAAAGAGACTGCAGACCCTTTGTATCCTGCCTGCTACTGATTCCTCCAAAGGGATATATGTAGCTGTCAAGCAATTCCCCCCTAGAGTCTGTCCATATACACACCAACCAACGCCAATCTTCAGTCCAGCCATAGCAGCAATGCAAGCTCGGGAGTGTCTTTTGGTTGCCAGATCCAAATCCATCTGACTCTGATGAATCGTGCTGAGAGCTTGGTCCAGTATCTCCACTTCCCGAAGAAGCAGAACTTTGCATTAAGCTTCCACTTGTACCATCATCTGCCAAAACCTTTGAAGATTCTGAAGCTGGATTCCCAAAAACAGGAGGAGTCACTCCACGTTCTAAAGATCCCGGGTCAGCAAGAATAAAAAGTGGCTCAAACATGCAACGGCTCTCATCTTGAATAAGAAAATCGCCACCTCTACTTGGATCACATCCGAGTGCCCCAGACCTCGTTTGCCAGGAATTTTCCCAAGTACTGGACCTCAAGCTAGCATCAAGATCACTTTCTCTCTGGAGGGAAGATGCTGCTAGTCGAGGACCAACACAATCTTTCCACATCCCAGTTAATGGTGAAGCCATTTGCATTAAGACTGAATGAGATCTACCAGACAAGGATGTACTAGATGGAACCACATCACAATTGCTTCCTCGTAAAACCCTTCGGGCCTTATTGTAAACTGTAAAAGCAATTTCCTTCAGAACAACAAGCTCATTAAGAGGAGGATTTGTTACCCTAAAAATGGCATCCACTGTTACAATCTGCAACACCAATTTAGGAATACTAAATCCTGAAATAGTCAAGACATTGGATAGTGTTTCGTCCACAGCTGCTGAATGATTTAAGGCCTTTCCAACTTGATTGTGCATCATCGATCTTTTCTCCTTATCTGAAGAAAGAACAGAAGCGCCAACTGCAATTGAAGATTCAACTACAGTCCGTAGAATTGCAAGAGGCTCTGGGAAGGGACAGACTACATAGACTACCTGCTAGAACAAATTCACAGcataaattttttaaagaatgAGCAACCCACATTTCATGgacatttttcaatttaaaactATAATCTATTTAGTGGCTAAGGAAACCAAAATGCCCATTCTAGTAAGCTATACTTATGTGTAGTACATATTCTGCAATACTTATCAGCTACAAGGTGTTTTAATATGCAGTGGAATGGTGTATAGTATTTTAAAAAGTATAATGAGATATGAGAGTATATGCAAAGAATATGGATGATATACCACAATGCTGCAATTTTTAACAGAAAAGATTTCCCAAAGTAAATTATTTTATGGagccaaatttggaaattttaagccatttattttattttcttcaaattaaaccTCAGacatattcaaaacaaaaatctTCATAAAAGATAACTTTTAAGTAGAGTTAACAAGTCAAAAAACTAAGATGTTTCATGATGAGAGTTTTATAAGTAGGGATCTAAATTATGCCATTTTTATACTTCACTGCCTCTGGAAATAAGTTGTCTCATTAATTCTTCATGTAACCATTTGCTATCTCTTTACCCATGTGACTTTACATCAACATACTTACGCATGTAAATTTTGACTTCCAAATGCCACGATAGGCAAAATTCTCACAATATGTGGCTAATACCTAACATATTATTTAGTGCATCCTACTTTCCTTAAAAAGCCATGTTGGGATGTGAAGACTGTCCCACCTCACATGTACATACTTGTGTTCTGTGCTAATAATCAACAATAAAGAGTGGATACTTCTGTTTAATGAATGATAAAACATTCTTCAGTGTGACAACTGCTGGGAGATTATGAAACTTGGGACTTACTGTGTATGGACCACTATTCCCTTCTTTTGTGCTTGTGGTCATGCATGAACTGAGATTTAAAGTTTTAAGAACTTTTGAAAGAGACTTCAAATAGCTCGCCAAATCCCAACCATTTGACAGGGAGAGGAAATAGTCACTGATCGAACCCAGAATAGATGCACTACTGCTATCAATCTTCATTGATTGAGGACAATCAAGTAGAACAAAACCAGAACATGAAGACTTCCCAGAATCTAGATCCATTTCACTTCCGAAATTTTGAGGTGAATGAGTTCCCAAATTGCAGGTTTCATACACTggagaaaacaaaaaacataAACTTAGTAGAACATATAAAAAATTATGTATCCACACAAAAACAACCGTACAGTAAAGATACTTTGTTTATTCTATATAGAAAGCATTTCAGATATTTAGAGGAGAGTAGATAAAATTGACTGTCTGTACTAACCAGTTCCAAGTTGTTGAAAGAAATCAGCAGCTGCTGTGGTGAGGGGTTCAATATCTGGACATACAACATGGTATGTCATCTGCAGAATCAATCAACAACTAGAATCACTCATCCACAAGATCTATCCCCTTTTCCTACTTGCAGATGGGGGTTGGTTCCAAGCCAATTGAAGacttgattttaatttttggaagtctGGTCATAAACTTTAGCAAATGAAATGTTAAGCCACCACAACTATTATACGGCTTACATGTTTCTGTGTAGCATATGGTTCAAGCGGCGCCTTTTCCCAGAGTTGCAGAGAGCTGGCAGATGTCTTAAGCCAATCGTCTTGGTACCTAGTGCAAATAATGATTTTAATAACTTATTATATGAGAACACTTGACACTCCAGAAATAGAAAATCATTCCCAAGTTACATCTAGCATATTGAGGGTATCATAGTACCTATTCTACATGAAATATCCAGAAAAGTTAAGCCTGCAAATAGCTACTACAAATATATTCCAAGCAATTGGTTGGTGAAATGATAATTAAATCATGGTTAATGTAATAATTCTTACTGTAATGGTTGATGAATGTAGTTTTATGCTATGCTGCTTATTCAAGCAGAGTTGCATGAAAGCTTTACTAGAGAGATGCATAACAACAAACTGAGTGAGCAAGCAGCACGAGCGGTTAGACAAAAACTCATTTAATTGTCAAATTAATCTGATTTCAACCAAGTAGTAGCTGCAGATTGACTTAGGAAAGGAAATCATTTAACAGCAAACAGTATCATAAAAAGTTATGCCACTTCAGTAAAAAAGAACATGACAAGTTTCACCAAACTGACAAGAAAGTTCACGTCACCTACATCCATGCAATGTTCAAAATCATCATTTACTTCACAGAAGTTGTCAACTAATGGTTAAATAAAGCAGCAGATGCCAGAAATACAGGGAAAAGCTTTTGGAACAATATATACCCAACAAGTATAGCAGGAAATGGAACTACAGCCAATGTTGGCCTGAGCTTTGAGCCTGCTTGCTGCTCTGACTCTGATAAACAAGCTTCTTGGAGTGATTTCCTATCGCTTGCCTCCTCTGCTCTAGCCCCATctgttaaaataaataaataaataaatcaattgaAGTGTCAGTATCCCAGCTGTTCGTGCACTTGACAGAAGACTGCAAAGTGCTTATAGCCTTCCCGATAGAGAGAGTTACATTACTTGAAGAATCTTGACATTCACTGGCACTAGCTGTTGATTCGGCATAGAATTCATCACACATTGATCCGGCTTCACAGGACAGACTGCGACCTTTGCACCAGTCAGATACAAATAGTGGACCGTCCAAAGTGCCAAAAGCAGTTTTGAGAGCCGCTTTTATGTCTGATTGCAGCAGACTAATCGTAAAAGATGGCTGAACCTGAAACAAAGTACTTCCATGTAAAACAAATCCATCAAAAGATTAAATATCAccattaagaaaaatggagaatAGCTATAATTCAACATGACAATTTCAATGAGGCCATTGGATGAGAGTGAAGCACATTTAACACCTCACTCCTTCAATGGTGAACACTATAGTGCAAGTGGGTAATTGATTTCAACATGACTGCTCGAATGAGCACATTAGATGAGTATGGGACACAATTAACGTCTCACTCCTTTATTATCCATGGTGTATAAGATGGTGTACAATTTTACGATCTTGAAACATTAAATTCTATTGAAGCAAAATGTGCACAGGTATATTATTTAACTGATGGATACATATCCTCAAGACCATGTGTATAGGGAAATTTAGAATAGATATTGTCTACATCACCAGCATCTACAAGTTGTACATCACAATTTATCAATTGCTTGAGCAAAAGCAAGAGCAGTCTTCTGAAGCTTTGGGTACGCAAACAATTTTGAAGTTACATGAGTAAATCCTATATGATTACCATATAGAACACCATGACAGCCCTGCCTAGAAGGCAAAAGACAGCAAAGCTCCTTTCTAGCAACATGATTAataaaaagggcaaattgattCATCCTCCCATGATGATGTTAAAATCAGTAAGAGTAACAAAGTGCACATTAAGGTATCAAATAATTTTCTAAGACATTTCATCACCATTACCACATATTCAGCTGAAAGAAGATTTTCACCTGAAGAAACTTACATCAACTGAAAGTGGATCGACTAGCTCCACTCCCGCAATATCCACTGAATGGCACGAAGATAAAACTCCCCCACAACCTGCATGAACCATAGACGGTCCACAAGAAAATCCGCGCCTCAACTGCTCTTGCAAGGCAAGCCAACCATGAACACCATCTCCACAATCAGAATCAAGTGCCACATCAACAAATGAAGTAGCTTGTTGAACTAGTAAGGCCAAGCCATCAAGAAGTTCTTGAAGTGGTTGCCTCAGTCCATAAGATAGAAGGTTTTCCTCAacaaatgaattttgaggaATAGATGGGCAGAGCTCCATAGGATGGGTGGTAGATTTTGCACCTTTAGTAACAGGGCGCCAAACACCAACAGGTGCACTAAGATTCCCATCTAGCAATACTGCATCCATGTCACCAGCAATTCTTACTGGTATAGTCTCTTTCTTCTTCACCTCAGATTTACTTGAAAGATTGTCTGACAGTATGCTTGAATCAACATGTGGCTGATTCAGAATATTAACCGCAGACAGCCTATTCAAGCCGACTGGCAAGTGACACCTAGAAGATAATAGTGTATGTCTTATCCTGCACATAAAAGCCTGACACATGAGACATTCTAATTCTGTTGCAAGCATAGGCTTCAAAGATGGAACAAAACTCTCCACTCTTAATGAACCATCACTTCCTTTGCTTGAGACGGATTTAACAGCATTTAGGGAATTGAGCCCCAAAGAGGATGACATTGTTACAGGTTCATGCGCTGCTGTGCCATCATCACAAGTTGATGACATGCCATTAGATTTGTGAATTCCACCATCAATATGAGTGTAATATTTCTTTGATTGGGGAACCGCAATCTTGTCTTGTCTCCCAGAACATATTTTCATGTTTACAGTGATACCAGACTTCTCATCAGAGTCATCAACACAAGGAGAAGGAGGTGTTGCTGAGTATACATATTTGTTTGAGCATGAATTCTCAGTCTCTGTTTTCCGTGATTTGGGAAGGTATGGGCTTCTGAAGATTGATGAAGTGACCTCAACAGCAGGGGTTTCAACTGCTCCATATTCTGGGGCAAATGTCATTAAGGCTTCAGCTTTTACTACATGGTCAAATTCACCACTTGTAGATGCTGGAGGACAGTTAACTTTACCCGGAACACTGACAGTCTTTGTTAGATCCTGATTTTGGGTCAGAGAATCATCCATGGCAACGGGAGCTGGTGGTGAGTGAAAACTTTCAAATGAGGGAAAACCTACTGGCAAAAGCATCTGGTCTGAGACATCCATCATTGATGTACTAGGGCTACTGCCAAAATCTCCACAATCTTGTGCTGAAATTACAACAGCTTGTGACTCTGCAGTTCCCGGAGGCTTCACAAATAAGACTATATATTAGGTTCAACAAAAATCAACTGAAGCTATTCGCATAGAAGATATAAGAAAGACATGCAGTAAACCATTTTTATTAAGTGTCCTCACATGGCCATCAACTAAATGTGTATAAGCTACTAGACTAGATAATCTACCAGACCATAGGGCCGCCAAAAACATTAACATagattcatttcaaatgagataGATAATGATTTGATGATTATAGTGGTTGCTGTCCTAAAATATTCTCAACTTATGGAAAACCTGAATCATGCAGAATAAACATATGTTTTTCTTCAGACTCAACTTACCTGgaaaatttcatgtaattttccAACTGATATGTAGAATGTGAAGCAAACTAAAAAGAGGTAGGTTAATTTGCCTTTCTCTGTAAAATCAGAGCAACCCCAACATCTGATCCAATGTCTTTCATGATCTTTGTACATAACATACCAACACTATCCAAAGCCAGAAAGAAGTCATGCATTATCCTTCGCATAAAGACAAGGTCAATTAGCTAAAACTACTGCAGTCAGATAGATGGAGGAGAATTTTATGATTAGTAATAGCGTGTCATGCAGTTACAAATTTGTTCTTTTCAAGTTGGTTGAAATAGTTCCAAGAAATTCTGCAATTATACATCATAAACTGGAACTGAAAAGATCAATGCAGAATCTAAATCCTGAATATGCTTTCTGTTTGTGCTTATGATTTTAAAAGTCAAGACCAATTTACGTTGTTGCTTAAGGACAAGAATTACCTCCCCAAAAGGCAAGACATC
This window contains:
- the LOC113697305 gene encoding mediator of RNA polymerase II transcription subunit 13 isoform X4 — encoded protein: MWTNVFKIGGLHQISWFQFLPNEFDPSSLSDKSVKVDARDAATSVVLSSHLQLQKEGFLSTWTNSFVGPWDPSQGLHNPDEKIKLWLFLPGNHSSVVEKAQPTVSKLRVLASGLWVAPGDSEEVAAALSQALRNCVERALKGFSFMRFGDVFSRYHPSSQSEELYRKGQPVVEFIFAATEEAIFVHAVICAKHIRALSSGDIEMTLKHSTDHFSNRLPVVVSPHGMLGRLTGCCPSDLVKQVYFSSVKLKASNEVVGLPYHALHGSGCHLRGQNCYAEITLGGPIGGNDKILAQNSGLHKNLSRHNLTESMPEMKVNQKGPPEPSRVFIYPAEAVLVPVMQTSLARSCLKRFWLQNWIGPSLFASSFFMHSSDCKADSKDGSRLESNSLRSQHGYHSSSSSNNSSISSISSSSSDSDYRTSGAGDLEADADSLTCRQSGLSSIDQSHDILKLGSKRVHSGMSESFNQAGAVINPSTSDYGSIEVNNSAIIGGSNHPVGWGWDDDDRGMGMDIQALLSEFGDFGDLFEDDVLPFGECWYVMYKDHERHWIRCWGCSDFTEKGKLTYLFLVCFTFYISVGKLHEIFQPPGTAESQAVVISAQDCGDFGSSPSTSMMDVSDQMLLPVGFPSFESFHSPPAPVAMDDSLTQNQDLTKTVSVPEYGAVETPAVEVTSSIFRSPYLPKSRKTETENSCSNKYVYSATPPSPCVDDSDEKSGITVNMKICSGRQDKIAVPQSKKYYTHIDGGIHKSNGMSSTCDDGTAAHEPVTMSSSLGLNSLNAVKSVSSKGSDGSLRVESFVPSLKPMLATELECLMCQAFMCRIRHTLLSSRCHLPVGLNRLSAVNILNQPHVDSSILSDNLSSKSEVKKKETIPVRIAGDMDAVLLDGNLSAPVGVWRPVTKGAKSTTHPMELCPSIPQNSFVEENLLSYGLRQPLQELLDGLALLVQQATSFVDVALDSDCGDGVHGWLALQEQLRRGFSCGPSMVHAGCGGVLSSCHSVDIAGVELVDPLSVDVQPSFTISLLQSDIKAALKTAFGTLDGPLFVSDWCKGRSLSCEAGSMCDEFYAESTASASECQDSSNGARAEEASDRKSLQEACLSESEQQAGSKLRPTLAVVPFPAILVGYQDDWLKTSASSLQLWEKAPLEPYATQKHMTYHVVCPDIEPLTTAAADFFQQLGTVYETCNLGTHSPQNFGSEMDLDSGKSSCSGFVLLDCPQSMKIDSSSASILGSISDYFLSLSNGWDLASYLKSLSKVLKTLNLSSCMTTSTKEGNSGPYTQVVYVVCPFPEPLAILRTVVESSIAVGASVLSSDKEKRSMMHNQVGKALNHSAAVDETLSNVLTISGFSIPKLVLQIVTVDAIFRVTNPPLNELVVLKEIAFTVYNKARRVLRGSNCDVVPSSTSLSGRSHSVLMQMASPLTGMWKDCVGPRLAASSLQRESDLDASLRSSTWENSWQTRSGALGCDPSRGGDFLIQDESRCMFEPLFILADPGSLERGVTPPVFGNPASESSKVLADDGTSGSLMQSSASSGSGDTGPSSQHDSSESDGFGSGNQKTLPSLHCCYGWTEDWRWLVCIWTDSRGELLDSYIYPFGGISSRQDTKGLQSLFIQILQQGCQILQSCSADAGKPRDFVIARIGCFFELECQEWQKALYAIGGSEVKKWSLQLRRSVPDGMPTNSNGTSMQQQEMTLLQERTLPSSPSPLYSPHSKSSTFMKSGLGQPSNRKQLMGGVDSSRGLLQWVQSISFISLSVDHSLQLVFQADSLASGSTQSNGFLNQPSYLEGYTPVRSLGLTSASYVLIPSPSIRFLPPAPLQLPTCLTAESPPLAHLLHSKGSAIPLCTGFVVSKAVPSMRKDSRSISKEEWPSILSVSLVDYYGGNNMAQDKIVKGMGKLGGRGLSSEAREFELETHLVLESVAAELHALSWMTVSPAYLERRSALPFHCDMVLRLRRLLHFADKELSRQPEESPS